In the genome of Chlamydia trachomatis A/HAR-13, one region contains:
- a CDS encoding bactofilin family protein, which produces MFKRPAKNFFDEVQTLYEDSGANSTSYSIYPQRTERLENHSNIFEPAKPAETRLLSQEEHSQWTDQQEELATQESSFPEEPETTLGEGVSFKGELTFERLLRIDGTFEGILVSKGKIIVGPQGYVKANIELEEAVIAGVVEGNITVTGRVSLQGRAMVTGDIQAGSLCVDEGVRLCGYVSIQGAPSNEQEEIDS; this is translated from the coding sequence ATGTTCAAAAGACCTGCAAAAAATTTCTTTGATGAAGTCCAAACTCTGTATGAGGATAGTGGTGCCAACTCCACGAGTTACAGTATATATCCCCAAAGAACAGAACGTTTAGAAAATCATTCAAATATTTTTGAACCAGCTAAGCCCGCGGAAACACGATTGCTATCTCAAGAAGAACATTCTCAATGGACTGATCAACAAGAAGAACTCGCAACTCAAGAAAGCTCCTTCCCGGAAGAACCTGAAACTACTTTAGGTGAGGGAGTCTCTTTCAAAGGAGAATTAACTTTTGAGAGACTCCTTCGTATTGACGGGACGTTCGAAGGTATTCTTGTCTCTAAAGGAAAGATTATTGTTGGCCCTCAAGGATATGTCAAAGCCAATATAGAACTTGAAGAAGCTGTGATAGCAGGAGTCGTTGAAGGCAATATTACAGTAACTGGAAGAGTATCTCTTCAAGGAAGAGCTATGGTTACAGGAGATATTCAAGCAGGAAGTCTATGTGTGGATGAGGGTGTACGCCTGTGTGGTTATGTCTCTATTCAAGGAGCCCCCTCTAATGAGCAAGAGGAAATAGACTCATAA